Below is a window of Oryza brachyantha chromosome 10, ObraRS2, whole genome shotgun sequence DNA.
GATCGATAGACTGCTGCTCCTATATCTCACATTCTACATTTTACATAATTGAAAAGTTAGAGTTGTGTGAATGCACGATACGATGTtacatttgcaaacaaaaaataatttgtgaataatatatatatatatatatatatatattaacaatCCAAAAGCCAacgctggaaaataaactttggtgtaAAAAAGCCCtaaatttaactctaaattttaattttgaatattaGCTTATGAGaataaacaaaagagaaaacatgGGGTGAAACTGTGCACACGTTGTTTCTGATTGGCGTGATTTCTCATTAAAAATCTCTCGTACGTACCCGTGTGATGAGCAATACCAGATTCAAATAATTTTCTCTCCAATTGAATTAAACTGCTTGGAGTTCAACTAACACCTCTAACGTGCATGGATTTAACACGTTCGGTTCAGCTTATTGGGTGACTTGCTAACCACAGATCAGGACATTCAATTCGCGCTTGACTAATTACTAGTACCTCCGtttttaagatgtttgacttttctggttacaacatttgatcattcgtcttattcaaaaatttagtaaaaaaataaaaaataacaagtcgtgcttaaaattcttttgataatgaagtaagtcataagcaaaataaatgatattttcataatttttaaataagataaaatagtcaaacattacaagaaaaaacagttaaacatcttacatcataaaacggagggagtattaattattgCCATCATAAAAAtggattttttaatatttctataaaatgtcttttttatatatcacaCTGTATACTGTCTTAGGGAGCATCACTGCCATTGAGCACTCCCAAGGCGAACAAACCTAGTTCACAGAAATCCCACAGAAGGCATTACTGGTAGCCAAAGTAACTGATGCGTCATTGCTGTACCAATATAAGCTGGATTATTGAACATGAACATATTTGGTGAGTTTGATTGTGAGACTGAGACATAGggtgaaaaatatcaataggTTTTTCTTCCATCAGCACACTTTCCAAACTGTTGGAcctttttacaaaataaagtatatgaaaaaagttgtttgaaaaaatcatatgaattcATTtccatgttttaaaaaattaatactcatttaatcatgtactaatagcTCACCTCGTTTTATGtgatcatcatcttcttcatcttttcttctaTATCAAACTCAACCTGCGAACTGGCAAGTAATCTGGTGGTTGCAGTAACCTGAGTTCAAATCTCAACATAAGCGAATTTTAGATTGGATTGTTTGATGGTCTAAGTTCTCAATTTTAAAAGGCTGCATATCCGATTGGACGTAAAGGCCACGTAAAAAATACTCTtctctaaataaataaaacaaaaattatcaaaCTCAAACCTTAATTTCTCATGAAGACAGAACCTCTTTCACATGGCGACCTAATTCAAAAGTACTGTAATTCACAGGATCACACTGTTATGCAATACTTGTATAAAACGGTGGCAGCTGGGCATCTCTCTTGTTTGTGTTTcttcccttccctctctctaTTAGAAAGGATGTACGGCTACAAAGGCAACCTCATGATACATGGATAATAGGAATTGGAGACACTAGGAATTAAAAGGTAATATGGTTATCCTTTAACATAACTAATAGTACCATGGATAAAGCGTCAGCTAAAGCACGAGCAGCTTATTTTAGCAAATTAAGCATTCACGTGCATGTCGCATGCGTGCACCGCTCAGGCCTGAGTCAGGCAACGCGAGCGACCATGCATGATTATCTAGTTCTCTCTTACATCATTGCTCAAATTGCTAAGAGACCGTTCTTTCATTAACCCTTCAAATAAAGAGGTCATCGTCAACTACAGTATACAAGGTGAGACgaaagtttatatacatatctcCCATTAGGAAGACTTTTCAGATTTTATTCGGAATTATTTCTTCTGTAGAGAAAAACTAACGCTCTTAATACAATTCCAACAATTATCACTAGGGTCATCGCGATTGTGGATAGTGGATAGTGGGGatgaatattaattttttttctattctaaGCATTACAATTTGGTGTTCCATTTCTTCTATGGTCAGAAGGTATCTCAACCCGTccacaatgctaaaaaaattaggaacaaCATAAGTTGAGAAGTATCTAAGTGAGTTTCTcatctgagaaaaaaaactaattgttgACGTCTCGATGAATGGCCTACACCGGATATAAACTGCAGTATACATTAATTGCTTTCTGATCAATCTGTAGAATTTTGGAATTTAAAACTTCTGAATTTTTTCCTGGTCTATGTCATGAACATGTGATTCGCATCAGTACATATTTCCtcgatttaaattttggcattcaACGAAATCTGTTATTTGGcgttcataaattaattactccTAATCATCTCTAATTGTGGAGTACTCAATACAATAGGTACACACAATCTACAATACCTACACCGACAATCTGTCCTAGCAAGCTGAATGGACAGAAAAATTTCCTTGTCCAAATAAATGTTtgtatagaaaagaaaaacgcaAAGATGCAATCTCGCGAGAAATAATATTCACTCAATACCAGGAAATAGCTTTGTGGTCCTTGCAAGCGATCATATAGTTACAATGTTGATAGAGACAAGCAACGGTACTACTtcatctgttttataatataagatgtttggctttttacttgtaatgtttgattatttgtcttatttaaaatattatgcaaatatcatttattttgcttgtgacttactttttttatcaaaggaactttaagcacaagttgtcattttttatatttatactacatttttgaataagaagaatagtcaaacattgcaaccaaaaaaatcaaacatcttacattatgaaacagaggtagcaCTTTGTAGAGACATGTACAGGGTGCCATCCTCCATTATGTTGAAATAAATCTGCTACCTACCTTCCTCTGTAttgcaaggaaaaaaattgatcacaACATTACCCTTTAGAAAACCAATCAAAATCATCTCCTTATATATGCCTGCACCTTACTCTCCATAAAAAGATCAACACCAGGGCTTCAGTGATGGACACCAGATTCTCATTTCTTATGTAAATGCAGATAGGAATGGTAGACAGCAGAAAATCATTTCATGGTACAGTGTTTTTACATAGCGAAAAACAATTTTCTGGCCTTTTCTTCTCGGTTGCCAATTTAAGTCTTCATATTTCTTGTTAGCCGAGATTGATGTCCTATCTTGAGAAAACATAGCAATCAAGCTCATGGACCAAGGAGCATTCTGCTGCTGAAGGGAAAAGATCGGCAGTGAGAGTCAACAAACACGTCGCGAGTAGGACTGGTAATAGAcctaacttttttatatgtataatttaaGGGTTATGTCCAAAATAGAGtagactaaaatttataagttttcgaaataaaaatttttaagagatAATTAGGGTCatgaaagaaaacaagagcattgattcattacccccCTAGCCAAGAGTTGGATGAGAAAAAGTGGGAGACATTACCCCCCTAGCCAAGAGTTGGATGAGAAAAAGTGGGAGACGTAATAGTGTTTGGAAACGGGAAGATGCGccttcaaaattttctaataagCCCATGCCCGTTTCAGTGTTTGGTCTAAGcatcaaagaagaaaaactaCCGAGGGAAAACCGAAATAGTGTTATTAATTGTTCTGAATTTAAACATGTAAACTAACCGAAATTCTATGGTGGCGTGTGTTGCAGAGGTTGCAGAGGAGCTTGCCGAGACCAGAAATAAAATTCTCCACTGCaccccaaaaaaattaaaaactagaAAGAAGCGGGCCGGGTAGCATCTCTCACTAATGAAGACGTGCTActtagattcttttttttttttgaaccggTAGAACAAGTTGCAtgtattcaaattttgttaaatttgcaTGAATTCTGTTCAGAGTGCTTTgaattgaattaaatattctCTAGATTTTGAACCCTCCCAGGGAGGAAAACCCATGCCATGATATAGAACAATATTAACCAGGAACAAAAGAACCACAAACTACCAGCACAAGtcatgtctatatatatatgtggcgATTCAGAAATTTGATCTTCATATGGTAAAATACAATAGCAAGAactttcccaaaaaaaaaagggaattgTCATGTGATCAGGAGGAGAAATATTACACGGAGACCTACGTACGTACCCTTCTTTGTTTAAAATGATCCATCAAGTTCAAACATAAAACTTCGTTGGGAACGGTTTATAATCACCAATTTTACCATGGAATGAGTGAGATTAGTTCCATGTAAATGATGATCACCTGGTCAGCATTCAGCAACAAAAACATACGTTTCCATATGGGGACTTATGGACCGATGATCTGTTAGTGTCCTAATCCATACCATTACTCATTAGGGACCAACCAAGACCAAGAATGTTGCAACCCCCCCCCTCCCGGcgccatcttttttattttcttttccttatagccaaaatttgaattttcaatcttaaattcagagttgattttcaggtttttttcaaccaaagttttattttccagttttgTCTTGCACATTGCTAACAATGTTGACCAAGACAGCATCATGGTGGAGGATTACGAAGAGTTGCTAGAAACTGATCACCAAGAGTTTGAGGCTCAAATCAATGAATTCCGGGAAAGATCCCTTCATGttacgaattttttgaatttaaaattttatttattaaattatttacaaatttaattttgtttttcaaaaattcacaTAACTAATCACCTGCCGCCCTCTGAGAGGGCGAAATGATGACATGGCATACAGCTTACCAAAAAttcacaaatttaattttgttttctccctctttcctcatgctcctctctctctttacTTTCCTTCTTCTCCCTCTTGCTTCTTTGCCGCACAAAGACAGAGTACAATGCAGGCACTTTAGTGGTCGATAGTAGAGTTAGCACTTGGGATGTGTCTTAGTAGGCTAGCCCAAGGCACGACAAGAAGTATAGCTCGACATGGAACAAATTGGACCCAGGTTGGCATGGCCCGTACATGACTCGTGCCCCTTCCTCGAAGTTGGGCACGATGTGACACAACACGACCTAACCAATTGATTGTGCTTAGGCCAACATGACACAGAGAAGGCACAATATCTTGGTAATGACCTAgaccctgtttggatccaaAAAAAGTCTTACGACTTCTAGGAAAAAGTCTCTCTTCTTTCAAACAGAAGGGACTTTTTTGTGTAGTCCTTTAAAAATTAGTAGTCCCTAAGGAGGGACTTTTAGGTACTTTTTCTCCCTCTTTCCACCCATTgcccctcttctctcccctctgcagccgctcgctcgcctgcTTGCCTGCCGGCCCACCGGCGCTCGCCCCCTCTCCGTCCCTGCGACGACGTCCGCCGCCATCGAGGCCATCCTCGGCCACCTGGCCACCGACGAGatttgccgccgcctccaccgacGCGATttgcctcctccgccgctgccgacgcaCGTTACCACCGAGGCTGTCCCCACCCACCGGCGCCGAGCGGGATCCTGACCGCCTGGTCGCCGATGCGATTTGTCGTCGCCTCCATCGACGCGATTTGCCATCGCCTCCGACGCCACTGCCGCGCGTCGTCACCGAGGCCatccccacctgtcggcgccgaGCGGGATCCCAACCGCCTAGCCGTCGACGTGATTTGTCGTCGCCTCCACCGACGCGAtttgtcgccgcctccgccgccgccgccacatgTCATCACCGAGGCCGTCCCCACCCGCCGGcaacacaacacaacacaatGGGGAAGCTGTGCTAAGCTGGCACAACCCACATCAGCATGAAGCATGATGGGCCATGCCATGCCAACCCCACACAGCCCAAGTCCCAACTCTAGACGATAATGAGGTGGAACAGTGGCTCGAAAGGTAGGTCACTATCCGGCCAACGACTAGAGGGGAAAGGGAGGAGCTCGCACATGGGCTATGAGACACGACTTGTTAGCAGCGGGCTTTGGAGTGTTGTGACGGCTAAGCTCCTGTTGGCATCCACACCATGCGGAGGCAACAAGAGAGCTTGATGACGATGGACCCCTTGCTGAATATCAAGATGAGCGACGCGCAAGTCCGACTTGACCAAGCACATCTAGTGGAGTAGCTCTAGGGGTGACTAGAGGGAAACTATGGCTAGAGAGGTTGTGGTAGGCTGAGGATGGAGGTCACACTATGAAGGCAGGGTTATGTACGAGATGTGGAGTCTAGATTCATAGGTTTGGGGTGGCGGGATTGGTTTGATGGCTTGGATAGGGCAGAGCTCCTCGTGGGCATGCACCGAGTGTTTGATAGAATACCTGTCCAACTCTTAGAGGGCTTTGGGAGAGGTAGTAGTTAgcagtgatggtggtggtgcgggCGGTGAAAAGGATGAGCCCGAGGAGATCGGTATCTTCTTGTAGCCGTGGCTAGAACTTGGTAATATGGACGGTGGCCAAGGCACAACTAATGGGGTTGGCTAGCAACTGTGTAGTTGCCAGCAATAATGGCACAAGAAGGACGAGGGGAGGTGCGTCATAGGTATGCTCGGTGGAGTCCTTTTGACATAGATGAATGGCACAATGGTGTTTGCCAAGGGGAGGTGATGTCATGGACTCGGTGTAGTGGTTTAATTGAACGGGTTGCGGACATCGGGAAAAGAGAATAATAAAGCTAGACGAGGTGTTGCGCGAGGCTGTTATTTCCATGGCGTCTCACCGGAGTTAGACAGCATCGAATTGCGGCTAAATAGATGCCATATAGTGTGTCGCTATGCGTAGTATAATGTGCGAGGGCTCGCGATGTCATCTCATCGACCCTAGCCCACATGCGATGGGATTTGCAGGAGAAGGTGAAACCACCGTTTGTGGCTTGTTGCACTTCATTGTCACGTGATATGTCATGGCCATTTGTGCACTTGGCGGGTGCGGGACTAGGGTGTGGCTGCCCTAGTCGTGCTAGCTTGGACAACGAGCTAGCTAGACTGAGGCCTCGTTCGGCAAGAGGGGATGATAAGTTAACTCACCTgacacggaaaacatagtaatagattagtatatgattaattaattattaattattaaaaaaatataaaatagattaatataatttataaaaacaacttttctatagaatttttttacaaaaaatacaccgtttaacagttcgaaaAACATATGCACAGAAAATGAAAgaggtaagttaatttaccatGCCAGCCGAACGCAGCATGAGCGAAACGAGAAAGAGGTCACAGGCGGGCTGGTCTCGATAAGACAAGGGAAGAGAAAGTAGTTGGGCCAACATGTTGgtaaaatgaatatatatgtaggagACGCAGCTTTGTCGGGCCAAATGAGAAAAGAATACTGGAGCTCTTGGGCCCATGTGCAATGGAAAGGCAGCAAGACAGCGGGTCTAGCTCTTTCGGCTTGGCTGGGTAAGGAGAAATTCATTTGACGTATATTTTGGCAGttgggatggagggaatacaattaattaaggagGTTTCAAAGGAGAGTTTGATTTCCAAACTTTAATCTTCACTTTAAATtgtgaagaaaattttggagaatatatatatatataaggatgCAATTTAGTGTACCGAATTAACATTAACATGATCCACCACACCAAACATAACCATAATTTTGATCACTACAACACGGTTGTTTCTGGAACGCGTGGAATCGATTTCTTTCAGAAACATCAAAATGCTCGGATTTGAATCCTGATCTCCATCATTCGTACATACGACGGATGTTCGACGGCAAATTGTTACAACTTTATTCATACAAATGCAACGAAATTCGTTGAACCGCATGCGTTTCAAAACCGATGTTCCTCTGAGCACGGCAACCTGCCGGCCTACGGTGCCGGAGGCGACGGTGGCTGTCgtggctccggcggcggcgacggcggcgagggattCCTGCCACCTCCTTGTGCGGGCGCTTGCGGttgcggcagcgacggcggcgacgagggactCCTGCCACCTCCTTGTGcgggcggttgcggcggcggcggcgacgagggactCCTGCCACCTCCTGGTGcgggcggttgcggcggtggcggctgctTCCCGATCTCGACGACTTGGGGCTGCACGGCTTTGTTCTTGGGAATGGTGACCTCCAGCATGCCTGCCTTGAGCACGGCGgtgacctcgccggcgacgtacTCCTTGGTGAGAAGCAGGCGGACGTGGAAGGGGCCTATCCCGTGGATGTCCTCcggcccggcgccggcgcggccgccgcccttccACTTGATCTCCAGCAGGTCCTCGGTGGTGGTGATCTCGAGGTTCTCCTTGGAGAGGCCCGGCACCTGCAGCCACAGCTGGACGCTGTCCTCGCCGTCCTTCATCTCCCACCGCTCCTTCCCGtccgccggcgggagcgggtaCAGCAGAGCTGGATTTGTCGCAGACGCCATGCATGGCATCATGATTCAGATTCAGAGTGCGTGCATCTTTATTTCTCTTATCCAATTACATTTGGTTGCAATTAATtcagttttttaataactacTTTAGAAGCTATTTGTTGGtgaaatatttgttgtttacGACAAGATTCGATGAAGTAGAATCTTTTGCTTGTTACTAAGTTTAAACAAGTAGCTAAATACAGGtgctttaattaaaacaggtaaaagaaaatatgtccgaacattcaaaaaaaaatactaaaagtatatttataactgaAGGTAGTTCGATTAATACAGATAGTAAAGACCTACAAAAACACGTACATTTCAGTGAATTGAAGTGTACATACCGGTGGGAGGAATGGTGAACGCCGGGCGGTGTTTCTCCGGCCCGCCGGGACCAGCACATACAACAGCAAGCGTACGCCGCCTGCACTCGACGGCGGCAGAGAAgaacgacggcggcagcggcggcggcggcctccagGAGGACTGGCTGTGGCCAACCCGCCGCCGTACGCCGGAGGACGCCTGCCGCATCACGGGCGACCGGCTCACCGGAACGCAAGAGGCCACAACCACCGTCGACAACATTATCACAAGTAGTAATATATAGATAGCACCAGCAGATTAACAAGGAACAGGGGCAAAGAACTGAAATGTATATACGAGGGAGAAGAAATGTGTGATTGATTCTCACTCGAGCTGCTAGCTACTGTAGTATCTTGCTAGCTAGTGATCATCTGAAGCCATCCTGTGGAGGCAGCTGGTGATTTATGCTGCGTTCAGGGAAGAGTTTATATATGCAGGGAGACAGGAATCTGGGAATATATGGGGAAATTATTCTAAACCGGATGTCTCCTCGTTTATTACATACTCTCTAATTAgtcactaaaaaattttaaaaaaatttataaagatagattaatataagatatatcattacacaaacatacaagttcaaatttgacttttacaatccataacaaaaataacaaattaaactctgaaTAGTATAGGTATACTCatagtcatatttgttatttttgttatggatcgtagaagtcatatttaaacttgtatgtttgtgtagtgatatatctttatattaatctatcttcacaatttattttaaattttttaatgactatttgaatagcatGCAAAGACGTCCCCTCCAGGATTTAAAATCCACTCCTCAATATATGCTGAATTGGCATCGATCCATGGATGCATACACTTTGCTTGGTCGGCTTAGCAGAGAATAAATCAAAGAGAGATCTCAACATCACTCTGCTAGCTAACCCGTCCGTCCTGGAAGCTGCTTTGGTACGTAAAGCGATCACACACATGTTCTGAAGGGGGGTGAATGGCATCTTTATGCAGGACAGACGACGGGGTGTTTGATCATTTCGTCTAGCTGCTGACTGCTGCCATCCatgtttccttttctctttttgtcacccctttttttctttacttcaTGAGGACGAGATGCTGCTCATCATCATGTCCATGCATGTGGTTGCCTTTGGAGACGAAAACCGTCCGAAAACTATCTctcctattttttattctatattttttgtttaaaaataaaaatggaatAGTAGAGGTAGGAAGGAAAATTATATCGTTACCGTCGGAATTCCAGAAACGGAACCaccagtaaaaaatatatgtatcgaTATCAGTCGATAGGCGGAAATACACattgaaaataacaatatatatagcattGCATAATTAGTATAAAGATAGGTACATGACATACTAGTCCATACTCATGTCATATCAATTAATGCCATACAAAGTATAGAGCATGGGAGAGTACGAGTTGTTTAGGGTTATTGAGCAAGATTGGTGAATGGGTTGTATGGTTGTGCATGTGAAACTTTGCTAGGTTAAGTGTTTTTGTGGGCTTTCGAATATTTTCCGATAATTTTCAGAAACATCATGTCTAATATGGAATTCCAACAAAATAGTCAAAAGAAATGCATTACCATTTCTCGACAACTTTTTACTGTTTCCATTTCCAATCCTGAGAATTTCTATTACCGGCTAAAACGGTCGGGAGAAACTGGCAACGACAGCCGGTACGGTTGAGATTTTCTATACGGTTTTTGACCCTACTTGCCCTGGTGATCACAGTGTTTCCCCACTATTAGCAATCTAATTTTGTTCTAGCTCTAAATGTAATAACTATTATTAATTGTCATCTTAGTCATCAAAAGTTGTGTGATTCCATTATGtcagagaagaaaaatgttgATCGATAGATAATGTCACTGGTTGTCGTAGTGGTCATCCATGCATCCCCTCTTCTGTAGTACAATACCAAATGTTGCCGGGGTTCTGTACAATGCACCCATGATACATCACGACAGGTATATCACTTCTATTTGATATGTGATGGAGAATTGCATTTGAATAACGTTTCTTTAACACTTAATTTCACACTGGTTATCTTTTACTATCgattcaattttaaaattaattatgtttcataTCAAATGTACCACGTTGCCAATCCACCTAGATGACACCCTGCCATCTCATGTTCACTGTCACCACCCACCTGCCACATGATGTTCCACTACGCTGGTTCACGTCATCTCTGACGGACTCATACTCTTACCTGTGACGGGTAAAGTGTTTGGTCATAGATCAGTGGTCACTGATGATATTGAGCCACCTGTGACGGGTAGAGACCCGTCAAAGGTAAAAGTCACTTTTGACGGAGTTCAACTGAAATCCGTCACTGAAGACCTCCACCTATGACGGTTAAATATATTAACTCTTTGATGGTGATCCTTATCTGTGAGTGGTCTCAATTCCGTCACGGACCTAAAAAATGtggcaaaaataattatagacaTAGCTAGTCATAGACTTTCATTAGGCattcacaaatcacaaaaGTAATCACATTCACAATCATTTGGACACAAAACAGAATCACAAGAAACATCACAATCACGTTCATTTGgtcaaacaacaaaattaCTTCACATTTACAATCATTTGggcacaaaacaaaatcaaaaaaaatcatcaccaCTGGCAGATCTGGTGGTTGGGGCCTGGATCTGCCTAGAAGCTCCAGATCCGGCCGGCGCCTGCAAGCTTGGGCCGATGGAGGTGTAGACGGAGGCGGCAGAGCCCGCAG
It encodes the following:
- the LOC102710624 gene encoding formin-like protein 5, with the translated sequence MLSTVVVASCVPVSRSPVMRQASSGVRRRVGHSQSSWRPPPPLPPSFFSAAVECRRRTLAVVCAGPGGPEKHRPAFTIPPTALLYPLPPADGKERWEMKDGEDSVQLWLQVPGLSKENLEITTTEDLLEIKWKGGGRAGAGPEDIHGIGPFHVRLLLTKEYVAGEVTAVLKAGMLEVTIPKNKAVQPQVVEIGKQPPPPQPPAPGGGRSPSSPPPPQPPAQGGGRSPSSPPSLPQPQAPAQGGGRNPSPPSPPPEPRQPPSPPAP